The Actinomycetota bacterium genome segment TAGCGCCGGTAGGCATCGGTGAAGGTCGTCTCGTCCGGCGAGTAGCCCAGCGGCTCGAGGTACTGCTGGATGATCTTGCGGCCGTTGGCGCCGTTGATCGCCGGCAAGCGTGAATCGACGTGGCCGTGCTGGCCGGGCTCGTCGCCCTCCTCGAATCCGACCTCCTTGAGCCAGGTCTTGAGCAGTGCGTCGCCGCCTGCATCGTTGCCCTCCCAGAAGGACGTGGGCTCGACGTCGACGGCGAGGGCCTTGACCACGCCGGTCCGGCCGCTGCCTGCAGCGGACTTCGGAGCGGTCCAGGCGACGTGAAAAGCACTTGGGTGCAGGCCTATAACCATGGCCCTACAACCCTCGGCGATACGCGAGGGTCGCTCTGAATTGGGCCGACCGAATGGGAAAAGTCCTGGTTCCATTGTTTTCACACCTTCCGGGCTCAGGGCCCAAAATTTGGGGATAGCCGGCAAGAAAAAGCCGTGGCAGTCCTTCCAGTGTGACGCGGATACCGCCCCTAGTCGCCCCGGGTCCTATCTCAGGCGCATTTTTAGGAGCGTTTGACCCGGCCCTTCAGTGCCAGGAAGGCCATGGTCATACTCACCACACCCACCGCGGCCACCGCCAAAAACGCCTTGATCAGGTCCTCTGCCACCCAGCCTTCCATGATCAGCGACCTCAGGCCTGCCAGCAGGTAGGTCACCGGGTTGTAGGTGGCTGCGGTCTTCAGCCACCCGGAGAGGAACTCCAGTGGAGCGAAGGCGGTAGTCAGGAACAGGAACGGGAAGAAGAGGATGAAGCTGGTGTTGACCGCCGCCGGGTTGCCGGTCTTGAGGGCGATCGCGTAGGGGAAACCGGTGAACACCAGCCCCCACGCCGCCGACAGCCCGACGAACGCGAGGATGCCGCCGACGCCGGTGGCGAACTCGATGTCCATGAGGAATGCGGTCACGATCACCGGGATAGACAGGAACACGACCATCGTGACGTCGGCGATCATCAGCCCGAGCAGCAGAGCCATCCGGTGGACCGGGGTGGCGAGAAGCCGGTCGAAGTAGCCGCCCTGGATGTCGATCACCAGGATCGCGGCCTGCGAGATCCCGGTCACCGCGAAGGCGATGGCCACCGGCAGCTGGAACGCCCGGTAGTCGAATGCGGCCCCCGCCGGCCCTCCGGCCACCGACTCGGTCAACTTCTCCAGAGCGCCGATGTTCACGATGAAAAAGAACGCCGGGATGATGATGCCGGGGATGACCGACTCCGGCTGGCGGGGCAGCGCCCTCAGGGCCCGTCCGGCCACCGAGAACAGGTCCCGCATA includes the following:
- a CDS encoding ABC transporter permease, with the protein product MSAVAAGEIRARRAGFMRDLFSVAGRALRALPRQPESVIPGIIIPAFFFIVNIGALEKLTESVAGGPAGAAFDYRAFQLPVAIAFAVTGISQAAILVIDIQGGYFDRLLATPVHRMALLLGLMIADVTMVVFLSIPVIVTAFLMDIEFATGVGGILAFVGLSAAWGLVFTGFPYAIALKTGNPAAVNTSFILFFPFLFLTTAFAPLEFLSGWLKTAATYNPVTYLLAGLRSLIMEGWVAEDLIKAFLAVAAVGVVSMTMAFLALKGRVKRS